DNA sequence from the Vicia villosa cultivar HV-30 ecotype Madison, WI linkage group LG3, Vvil1.0, whole genome shotgun sequence genome:
ATTATTATCACAGCAAAGAAACAGCACACACATAAAATAAATGATAGACTGCTAAGGATAGTGAATACAGACAATCTCTTTTCTTAAACCTCAATTGTCCCTCTCAATTTTACTTATTCTAGAAAACAATAATTTAAGAAAACAAATCAACATAACAATACTAAATCACAACTCATGGCACAATCTTGTAAGCTCTAGTCTTCTCAATCCAATTGATAACAGAATTCTTAGTGTTCCTGAACCCAAAAAACCCATGCTCTTTCGACTTGTTCATACTATCAGTAAACCCAGTTCCTCCAAAACTAAGATCCGCAAACCACCACTCAGCAACTTGTTCAAGCTTATTAGGCTGAAGCTGATGCTTCTCAACAATCTCATCCCAAACAGGACCTTTATCCTTCATCAACTCCGACAACCTCAAACGAGGACCTTCCTCGTCGAAACCATACTCCTCAATCTCAAACTGTTCCGCCAAAACTGTCCATAACTGCTTCCACCTGAACACATCCCCGTTGCTGCAGTTAAAAGCTTCGTTCTTTGCATTAGGATCCACCGCAGCCCAAATATGTTGCTCAGCTATCAAATCTGCATCAGAAGCCATGTAGTAATTCTCCCAAGCTAACTTCGTTCCTGGAAATCTCAAAGGAACACCCTCGTGTTTACAAATCGCAGCGTAAACAGATAAAGTTCCGAGAATGTTCATCATACTGTAAGGTGAGAAACCAAAGATGATAAGAGGTCTATGAACAGACCAACTCACACCCTCCTTTTTCGCTGTTTCTTCAAACAAAACATCTTCCAGAGTGTAATAAAAATTGTTAGTATCCAAACGCGGCATATCCTCCGTGTACGGTGGTTCATGGTCCTTGATCTTGCCGAAGGATTCAAATGAGCCTTTGTAGTGTTTTCCGCCGGTTTGAAGTGAGACATGGCGGAGGTTCGGAGCGTTTGGGATGACGGCGGTGAGGACGTTGCGTAACATAGAGCCGTTAACTTCGCAGTTTTCTGCTTCGGTGGGACGGCTTGCCCAACAGACGTAGAAGATGTGTGTGACGTCGGTGAGAACGGAGAGTTTGGTTTCGGAGTCTTGTGGATCGGTGATGTCGCACTGGATGTATTCGACTGGGTGATCTTCGTTCCAGGAGGGTCGTGGACGGCGGGCAACGCCGTAGACTTTCCATCTTCCGCCGGGGGTGTCGGATAGAGGTAGAATTTCAGCCAGACTGTTGCCAACGATGCCGGTGACGCCGATCACTAAGGCCACGTTTTGGAAGCCTCTTGGTGCTTCATCTTCATCCTGTTTCTTctgtaaaaaataataaaataattgttaGCAATTGAAATTTAGAAAAAGTGAGAAAGGAAATTGTGGAAATTGTTTACCTTGGCAGCGCCAATAGCTCCGGACCACCACCAGCTCATAGTTCAGATTCAGATGATAGAATAGAATGTTAAAgtaagaagagagagagaaaggttAGTGATAAATGAATCTCAATGTTTGTGTTTAGGCTATGAGTGTTTGCGTCTTATACTTGCGGATTTGTGTAAAAGAAGACGAATCTTGACTAGTTTTTATGTGGGTCGTCGTTATCTAGTAtgaatttgaaaaagttgttatTACCAATAAAAAAATATCTATGAATGAAGGGAATGCATTAAACACGAGTTTTTATTTTATCCGTACTGTCACACTTTTAAAACGAGTAACCTAATGAAATTATTCTTGGTCGGTTATAAGAGACTATTTTGAAGGAATTAATTTTTCCATAATCTTCTCACCAAATACTAAGTATTTAAACCTCAAATGTAACTTATGTCTCTCCGCGATTTACTTTTGACAAATAGGAAATTTGTTATTTTCACTCTACCATATACTATATAGATAGAAGACACTAAATTCAAGAATCTGGTTCAAATTCAACATTTACTTTTCTTTCTCACGTACTGATTTAGTGCTAATCTTGCAGGTCAGTCTCACTCCATTTCAGGCTCCATAATAGAACAATGGTGTCATATGTGGGTACCGACTTCTGATTCATACGTTTTCCACAACTTCATATTCACTCTCTAATTCTTCGGTCGTAACCTTCTCAGATCACCAAATCAAGAGCGTTCAAAATCAAACACGAAAATCCATTACGTTAGATTCAATCaaactttgttttaattttgattatCTGGATTTACAAATCTCTGATTCATACAATTCCAAGTAATAGTTTGATCCAAAACTACTTGCTCCATGCTACGCGAGAAATTGTTGTCGCCGCTGCTGCTCAAGCATCAATCAACCAACTACCATTGCCTCCTCCGCAAGGCATCGCGAATATAGGAACAGAGGTTCCATCACATCCAAATCTAGCTCAAGCTCCATAAGTGGCTTGATATGTCTGAATGCCTTCGATTCTACCTCCTCTCTCACAACTTGAAGTTTTACATGGCTAACGAGTTTATGAACAACATGTACAATATTGTTAGGCAGCTGAATTCACATGCATTAGAGGAAAGGTTGCTTCACCTCAAAGAAAACCTCTGCGATGCTCCTCCACGAGGAAACCATCTCAAGGAGAACTTAAGTCATCGTTCTTGAGCCGACCACGACGAAGAAAGACGAAACTCCTAAATCCAGAAATAAACATCGGAGCAAGAAACATCTAAGTCATCCCTAAAGCCCTTAGGGAGATCGTGGGAGCCACATTCCTCCCCCGGATCAGACAGAAAACCAGTCATTGAAGGTTCAATAGAAGCATGTATTGTGCACAAAGATTTTGGAAAGAAAAATACCAAAAACCATGGAGAAACCTCTCAGGATAGGTGAGTACAATGGAAAAAGATATATAGATGAGCACGAGCAACTCTTCAATGATCGACTGAACTACTTCATTGTTGGCGAAAACTCCAAACTCAAGTTGTTTTCCTTAACTCTGTCGGGTCGACCAGGCTATGGTTCAATGGTCTTCCACACAGGAGCATTGAATCATGTACAAATGGTTCTCTGTGCACTTTACTATTCGAAAGAGATAGCAAATGACTGTAGCCGCATTGAGCGGGATTATTCAAGGGAAGAAGGAAAGCATATGGTCTTATATCGACCAATTTATGCAAATTATTGTTGAAGTTGAGGAAACCAAAAAAGGTCTTAAGTGTTGGATGTTCAAATATGACCTTTTGCAGGATCGTCCATTCAGGTTGAAGATAGGAAGGAATAGGTGCGGACTGCTCAAGAGATGTTGACCATGGCTCAGTCTCACATGATACAGGAGGAAAAAATGAATACGTGATTCAACAATCTCGCATTTGTCGAGATCAATTCTAGCTGCAAGACTAGGAAGGAGTCCCACCGACATAAGGATGATTCCGACCGAGGAATGTAGGGATGATACAATAAGTACACTCCTCTGACTGTTTCTTGGGAAAAGATCTACCAAGATTATGCCAACACAGaattctgaagaaaaaaaaaaggaatccaACCCCCTTACCTTATTAGAGAGGCGTCTTGGAATGACCAATCAAAGTATCGTCGCTTTCATAAAGGTCACGGCCACAACACCGAAGAGTGTATCCAACTAAAGGATATTAGTGAAAGGTTGATCAAGAGGGACCGACTGACCGGGTACATCGAAGAGGggcaaaagaaagaggaaagattCCCCTAAAGGTAAATCCCCCTTGAAGACTGGAGACACCGGTATCAGTGGCAAGAGCAAGGAGGTCAGCAAAGGGAACCATCCGCATATCACCACCATCATTGAAAAAGCACCTCGGAAAAACCTCCACTCCAAGGGTGCCATGAAAAGGAAACTTACTAAGATGTTGGCCGACTAAAAAAAAGATGGAGGTACCTCGGCGAAGATTCCTGATCAGCCTATGTTGGGGTTCCGAGACTCAGAGAAGATAGGAGGGGTCCCAACAAAATTTAATAAGATAAAAGAGATCAAATTgattctattattttttttgtacatACTACACAAGTTCTAATTGAGTtctaagaagttctgattgagttCTAAGAAGGAAACATATTCTCCCGTAAAGAAAAAATAGGAGGATAAATATCTATGTAAAATTATAGTTTTGCTTGTAACAACTTATATCAATGTAAAAATATAGTTTTGTTTATAACAAATGATTTCAATGAAATGAAGGATAAATATTTTTACATCTTATACTTATACCAGTGCAAAATTGTTCTATTATCTCTATGTAACATGTCACCAAAATGATAGATAATATATTCACAGTTTACACTTATAATTATAACAGAACAGAGTTAATTGCTTTTACACTTAATACGTATATCAATGCaatatttttacatttataatTATAACAGAACAAAGCTAATTAGTTTTATACTTTTATACTTAGTACTTGTATCAGTGCAATGTTTAATAGTTTTTTCTATGTGATAGAacaacaaaacattttttttgctttttataTGTTCAATAAAACAACTTTCTGTTTTTTCTATGTAACAACACAACAAAGCTAATATTTTTACATCATATACTTATAAGAGAACAAcaaaaaatatatgtaatttcAAAGTATATAATGCAGAATTTTTAGAATCAACGTTGTGCAGATCAACTCTGTCTATGTGGTTGAGAAAGCCATTATGACATGTGATTTGAAACTTAGGGGAAGTCAACACTTAGGGTCCGCTTGTTTTGATTTTTACAGTACTGTTACAAAATTATTTTgtgagaaaaaaaaaattttaaagaaattttttataaaagttttaaataaaatttttgtttgaatagttattcttaaaatgtgattttaggtatttcatctatctatgagaaaaaaaattagatatcaaaatttcaaaaaatcacttaattttgaagctatttcaaatagattttcataaaaattatttttgaaatacaattttttgaaaaaattgtgattttgattAAGATTTGGTTTTCATTAATCTATGTTTATGTTCTAGGATGTCAAACTTAGTGTTtcgttttagaaaaaacgaatataaaaaaatttctaatattttaaaaaacggtttaaaaaaatctattttcaaaaatacaaagaaaaaatccattttttaaaaactgaaacaaACTAGCCCTTAATAATTGGAGAAATGTATCATTCAATGATTCCTATATTATGGACAAAATTAAAACTACCATCAGTAgagttataaaaatataaagtCTCAGTATAACCTTGAGCATTTGAAACAAAATGAAGAGGTTGTAAACTTGATACACCTCACATATCATTTGAAGTAATATTTTCCTATGCCAAAATAATAGACATCTATTAAACTTGAGAAATCAATACATATTTTGCTTAATAAAACACATTAccaaaacctaaattaaatcacAGTAGTTTTCGATCTAGAAGTATAAGTGGGCAGCTACTTAGAAGTGTTTTAACTTTTTTTGttgcaaataaatataattattagagaaagtaaaataaaatatgaaaatgagagaagaaaaggaaagaaaagttaAGCATGACAAAGTGATCGGAAGAAATCAAGAGAAAAGAATATTTTGAAGATATCAAGAGAAGGATTGTgcttttataaagaaaaatagtgttatgtGAAGTGTGTAGGAGAAGTTTGtagttttataataaaaaaaaatagtgttaTAAGAAGTGTGTGGTGgaagtttgaaattttaaagttaaaatttaaatttaaaatatataaaatgttaGATTACATTAAATTGTCTGTCAAATTTGTAGCAATTAGAGTTGGTAATGAACCAAACCAACTTAAAAATAGTTCAAAAttcgattcgaaaattaaattGTTGGACTAGGTTAATGAATCAAATGAGCTgaatatgagctaaaaactaaatTCGTTAACTAAATTAGCTGAACTtaaactatacatagttcgactcgttaggttcatgagtcaactcgattatatatgagataaattatattgtctttaagagtaggtCTAAAGATTTGCTCCAAATCTTAGTCCCATATTTTCTTTTAGTCTAacagttttaattgataatttatattctgaagtgaagaaaatatttctacaaatagttattatacaaataaaatcaacatcgtataaatttcaatctaataacttttattttatttttatttaaaaaatattaatttaaaatgtcaaatatatataaaaaatagactttaaaaattacttttaagtcatTGAAacaagcgagttgaacctaacgagataaacctaacgagttgaaccgagttgttcgtgaacttctaacgaGATGAGTTTGAACTGAAAAAAGCTCGTGATGAACTCGAACTCGACCAATTATTAACGAGTTGAACTAAACTTAGGCGAGTTCGACTCGAATAGACTCATTTCCAACCCTAATAGCAATGTatattgttgtgaattcaatgccaagaacaaagtataaaataagggaagaataaaggacaaggaagaagaggaacacaagattggttataactgatattcttttactttctcttaaaacaagattacaagtttacaagaataacaaataacctctctcaccccaaattaggatttgcagcttagcaatgatgaaagactagtatgctatttataataaaacctaacatactaactaatgggctttttccacaaggcccattacataagtcaacttaataaacaagctaacttaacaaattagggtttaaacactaaaacctaatttaacatgctaacaaccctagcatcttcgacacaagcatgtgaacaaccttcgacttcatgcttaaccctgtcgaaccaagaagctacccttcggccatactagagttcgatccaaaatctcacaaatctccaccttggatctaactctacaacatcaagggaacaaactagctttcttcatgcagctttatcaactgcatacagtggaaaaacttgcaactcggcaatgtcttggtgatcatatcagcagcattgtcttcagtcgaaaccttcagcacttggacttctccacgctcgattactcctctgacgaaatgcagcctcacatcaatgtgcttagttccctcatgataggctgaattcttcgacaggtgtattgcactttgactatcacatttaacagtgataccttgaccttgaagtttcagctccttcgcaaaaccttcaagccacaatgcttctttcacagcttcagttaatgcaatgtactccgcttcagtggttgatagagcaacaaccttctgaagtgttgctttccaactaattgctgtgccaaacatagtgaaaacatatccagaaatagatttcctggaatccatacaacctgcataatcagagtcgacatatccttcgattactgctttaccatcttcacccaaggctccaccataaattaggactctattcagagacccatttatgtaccttaaaatccacttcaatgcttgccagtgagcctttccaggattcgccatgtacctgcttacaagacttactgcgtatgctatgtcgggtctagtacaaaccataacatacatcaaagaaccaactatattagcatatgggatgctattcatataggctctttccacatcagtactgggacactgatcaatactcagcttgaattgagggtttgttggagtcacaactggcttcgaattcgacataccaaacttttcaagaatcttccgtagatatgcctcttgagataggcataacttcgacttctttctatctcttcgaatgtcaattccaagaatcctggaagcagctcccagatccttcatatcgaactccttattgagttcagccttcaccctcatcacatcttcgacactgttgcttgctatgagaatatcatccacataaagcaacaaaataacaaatgaattaccaggtcgaaatctgaagtaaacacagtggtcgaactgacttctaatgaaacttatgcgtgccatgaacttgtcgaatctcctattccactgtcgaggagattgtttcagcccatacaaggatctctttaacttacacacataatcatccttccccttttcgacatacccttcaggttgcctcatcaggatcgtttcatctagatcaccatacaagaacgcagttttcacatccatctgttccagttcaagatcgaactgtgccaccatggcaagcagcattcgaatggacctatgtttcacaacaggagaaaacacatcattgaaatcgacaccttctttccgagtgaaaccccttgcgactaaccttgccttatatcttttcgacgtcactccttcaattccttccttaactttgaaaatccatttacagctgactaaccttgccccaacaggtttattgatcagttcccaagtatgattatcatgaagagattttatctcatcatccatggccttcagccattcagtcttatttcgactcctcataacttccttatagtctctggGTTCTTCgtcaagaacctcactggcagagattaatgcataagctataagatctgcatacccaagtctctgaggtggtttgatgactcttctcgacctatctctcgacaataggtagtcatcgtcagtttcctcaacttcctcagcatcttctgcttcttcttcgacttcatcagggacatgcaattcagcatcaacatgctccacctcaacaggaatctctacctgttccagctcttcgtcagatgtttctgtactttgaacaacatcatcagttttcttaaaagccatttcagcttcattgaaaacaacatctcgactggtgatacacctcctgtgacctggctctaggcaccatagcctata
Encoded proteins:
- the LOC131660836 gene encoding (S)-8-oxocitronellyl enol synthase CYC2-like; amino-acid sequence: MSWWWSGAIGAAKKKQDEDEAPRGFQNVALVIGVTGIVGNSLAEILPLSDTPGGRWKVYGVARRPRPSWNEDHPVEYIQCDITDPQDSETKLSVLTDVTHIFYVCWASRPTEAENCEVNGSMLRNVLTAVIPNAPNLRHVSLQTGGKHYKGSFESFGKIKDHEPPYTEDMPRLDTNNFYYTLEDVLFEETAKKEGVSWSVHRPLIIFGFSPYSMMNILGTLSVYAAICKHEGVPLRFPGTKLAWENYYMASDADLIAEQHIWAAVDPNAKNEAFNCSNGDVFRWKQLWTVLAEQFEIEEYGFDEEGPRLRLSELMKDKGPVWDEIVEKHQLQPNKLEQVAEWWFADLSFGGTGFTDSMNKSKEHGFFGFRNTKNSVINWIEKTRAYKIVP